AAGATGTGAAATGCAAAACTTGAAGCAATGAAACAACTGACTGCAGTTGAATAGTGTAGGCACTAGACACTGACCTAAATCATAATttgagggtacaaaattttctAAATTCCACTTTAAATATGACTATTTTTGCGAATCACAGAACTGAGGGAATTCACATCGGCAAGGGCCGGCCTGACCTGAAATGAGAAATAGTTGCTGATTATAAGCCTAAAATTATAAAGGCAGTGACAAAAGAAGCATATAATGGTGAAATTTTTATTCTAAGAAGCCTTGAGTTTCAAATCTAAGCTTAGTTAGGGGGAAATGCCAAACAACAAACTAAATACCTTGCGCAATGTAAAAGACACTCTTCTTGCACTCCGACGGATCAAACTGTCATAAACTTGGTCCACCTGCGCACACGCAACACACTCGGTGAAATAAAGCAGATTTCACGACATGAACAATGAGGCAAACGTGATCGATGACATATGCTTCTACAAAACACATGAGAGTAACATTTGCAATTTCAAGCCTGCATTAACCTTAACATATACCACCTATTGATAGTTAGAGGGATAGAACAACCTAATAGTTGAAAACTTCTAATTTACGCACTTGGTCCACCTGCACACATGCAACACACTCGGTGAAATAAAGCAGATTTCGCGACATGAACAATGAGGCAAACGTGATCGATGACATATGCTTCTACGAAACACATGAGAGTAACATTTGCAATTTCAAGCCTGCATTACCCTTAACATATACCACCTATTGATAGTTAGAGGGATAGAGCATCCTAATAGTTGAAAACTTCTAATTTACGCACACCACTATAGATTGAGTGAGAATTCGGCTACTAAAtcacttttatgcaagttttgACAAATTGTACCTTGTGATGTGGAATGTAATGATGCCACGCGTATCGAGCCTCTCCAGATATCGACAACAATGACCGAGGTGGAAGATAGATAGCCTTCTTTACCAAATTTAAGTTCTTGCCAGGTATCTGATTCTCCAGATCGGTCGAATTACCCTGCCACACACCGGTTGTATACTTTCTAAATTCCATGATGCACGGTCCAGCTAGTGAGAGGCTGAAAATCAATTCATCAAACGCAGAATGAGTGTCTACGTGTGGGGACAAACCAACTCCGGGAGGGTACTCATTAACCTGTTACCATTTTACAACAGCACAACTTGTCAAGATTTGAAACGCAAATCAATAGCGCTTGTTACATATGAGAAAGACTCCACTTGCCGTTAGTTGATCTAGGGACATATCTGCAGCTCGACCAAGTGCTTGAAACGATCTGATCCTTTGGAGTACAGGAGATATGAAGGATGGGAGCTCACCCAGGTATTGATTAGTATTAACATTCCTTATCTGTAAGATGGGAAAGGCGGGAATCGACAAAATGCACGTAAAAGAAACCTGAAACAGATAGTGAGAGTGTGCTTGTGATGATCAATAACAACTTACATCATAGCAAAACTCATATCCGTAGTGTTGAACTCTTCTTTTGGCTAGATGATGCCATGGCCTATCATCCACAGCTGCAAGCAATTCCTGCAAAAACGAAAGAGCAAACGCGTGTGCAGAAGTGAGCTCGTGTGCATCACAAGATATCAGTTGGAATAGGAAACTGATCAGGAGCTGTGTATATTACTCCAAAAATCTGATCCTTAACTTGCTCTTCCTGAGGAGTGACAAAGTCGTGCATCAAGTGAAGTCCGAGAATGTCCAAATCCGATGCTGATGTCGAAACTGGAACTGAAGCAGTGTTGTTCACCTAGAAAGAGAAGATAAGAAAGCTAAATGGATGTAAAGTTATTTGGCAAAACTTCATACTATAAGGAAGAGCAAGGGAAACAGGCCATCAAAATGTTAGCCATTCAAGCACTATATCTAGAAACTTCATCAGCAACAAGGGACAGAACATGGACAACAAAAACGGTAAGCAATCCTTCTGCTCACTTATACTCAAACACTCAATGCATTTGCCAATGATAATGCAGCACTTAAACAATGTTCCAACAGGCTCGACCGAGAAAGACTAGAAGCACTGTGAATAAACAAGAACCTCCAAGAGTGTAAACTAATATTGCTATCAATAGAGACCTAAAGCAGAGGAGGAAAAATTTCATTACCTTACCGAGTGATTGCACGGAATACTGAATGTGCAAGGTATGACCTCCAAGACTAGAACATGGATGTCTATTCAATGCTTTCATGGCAGCCTGTGAACTGGTCTTATCATGATAGGAGACAATCACACGTGTCCCACTCTCGTCAGCAGCATAGACACCCTCGACTTCTCCGTAGATGGCAAATACAGATGCAATAGTTTCATGTGAAAATCCAACTGCAGGCCCACAGTTAGCCACATAGAGGTGAGGACTCGACACATCGTCCCCTCCGTTAGGACTCGTAAATCTCGGCATCAAAGCCTGCAACAGCGCAATGTACTGCTTAGTATTGCAGCTACACAGAAATACAAACGAAACAACCCCCCGAATATGTTTGTGAAGCATCACAACAACTAGCGCACGCACACAATATGTGTTTCTACTAACAAAGTATGCTTTTTATAAGCACAATTTATGCAATAACCGTGTTCATGGTCAAATTAGCCACATAGATACATCAAGAATAAACTACAGAATTCTCTACACATTCAGCCAAAAGGGTTACTTATcttctatttctttttaatttcttataatgCCTTGAATCCCAGCTCTCGAGATGCATTCTTGGTAGATATTCCCAAACAGAAATCCATTTATCTAGAACACAATCCGAACCCACGCAGGTTTACAGCTCACATAATTCCAGTATAGTAATCAGCCCAAAACATATTATTTTGAGTATTTTTGCTTAAAATCGGGGGAAAACAAAAATACCTGATGCTGCGAAAGGAAGAACTTCGACTGCGAATAAATTGCAAGGATTTATACTTCAAGCAGAAGCCGCAATTGTGCGAAAGGAAGAACTTTTAATCGGCCCTTCTCTtgtaaaatagtagtactagtaagaGGAAAACCTTTAATCGGTTTTTGCCCTAATTAGCACTGAAAATTAATTAGGTCGAATGATTTTCAACTTGAAAACCTTTAATCGATTTTAAGAATGAGCTCTGAATAAATTGTGATTAccagaatccaagtaagaatgATTTCACCCAAAAAAAGGTCGAGAGAGATAGgaaggaaaaagaaattaaaaaaaaattaatatgaaGAGGAAAATTACTCAAGTTTGGAAGAAGCGCTCATGGGATTTCCACGTTTACAGTTGCCACGCTCCACACCTTTACGCTTCTTCTTCCTGCCTTCCAATTTCTTCATTCTACTCTCTCACTCCACACACTGAGCTTCAATGGCGGCCGCCATTCTCTCCTGCAGCAACTTCCCCCTAATCAAACTCCATTTCTCATCCCCCTCTCACTCCATCCCTCGCGCTTCTCGGTTCCGCGGGAAAACCCAATTATCGTCTTTGCCGCACATGACCATCAGCGGCGTCTCCAATTCCCAATATGGTAGGGTTTGGGAAGGCTCCGGAAGCGGTAAGATTTACCGGCGGCTCGGGTCTTGTCTCGTGATTCCTCCGCCGGCAGGCAGAAAGCCGAAGGCTTTGATCAAATTTTTGGGCGGCGCTTTCATTGGCGCCGTGCCCGAAGTTACGTACAGGTAGTTTGTATGCAAAATTGGCGCTTGTTTTGGAAGTTATAACAGTTACATTGGTTGCTTGTGTTCACAGTTATCTGATGGAGCTGTTGGCGGAGGAAGGCTATTTGATTATATCTGTTCCGTACAATGTCAGCTTTGATCATGAACAAGTTACAAGAGAGATCTACGAGCGTTTCCATGCTTGTTTGAATTCGATTTTGAGCACTGGATTGCCTGATAATGGAATTTCAGCTACTGATATAGCTGATCTTCCCTATTATTCCGTTGGACATAGGTAGGGCTGTTCGATATTCATGTTATCGTTGTTcgagtattattttatgaagTTCGATTGAGTTAATTTGTTTGATCATGAATTTGTATCGGGTTGCTTGGCAATGCAATGCAGCTAGTGCTGTTTAGGAGTGTCTAAAGTTGATGTGATCTTGTTTGATTCGGGTTTTTGTGCAGCAATGGCGCACTTCTGCAAGTGCTTACGGGTAGTTATTTCTGTGAGAAGATCCCAAAGGTTGTACTTGTGCATCTCTTTGTTGCTCCGGCTGGCCAGTATATATCAAATTGGATGAAATGAGTAATGTCGTATTTGACAAAGAATAAATCTGTTTTGTGTTGAAGGCCAATGCAATCATATCTTATAACAACAAATCAGCATCAGAAGCAGTTCCTTATTTTGAGCAGGTTTTCTTCATTTATTCGCCACTCCTATGTTTATATGGTTACGACTGAAATGTGCTCATTCTTGTCATGTTAAAATTATCGATCTTGTAGCTTTCTGGTCATCCGCCCATTTGTAAAATGTGATCGACAATCTTATGCGATGTATCTTTTGCTCTTGTCTTAACTGCTCAAAATCTCATAGACTCAAAGCATTGTATATTACTGTAGTATGTATCGGTATAAATAGAATTATCAACTTCATAAACGAATGCTATTGAGAAGGCCATGTGCATCTCTTGTGTGTTTCTGCTTTGTAAAAGATTTTGGTGGATTAAAAAAAGATATCCTCATATTCTGAAATGCATATATTTTGTATCGCAGTTGGGTCCTGTAGTCAAGCAAATTATGCCGGCGATTGAAACATCCCCCGTGTATTCAGTGGCTCAAAGTGTCACAGGTGAATTATGTCCAATCACGGAATGCCACTTTAGTAATTGGTTCTAGAACTTAAAAAACAAAAGGTTGGATTGGACCGAAAAGAAAACTCTTACCTAATACAGACTTTGGCAGTTTTCACAGAATAAATGGCTTCTTCATCTCCTTTCATGTATTTTATGTAAATGATGTCATTTAAATTCATCTAAATGAACTCCATCTATCTTTTTTATTTGAGGCTGATCCTCCCGTCTTTGGTGGAAGGGGTCGTGTTTTCTAAAAGAGTTAATCATCTAGGATGTCAGTAGCTTAGAACTGAGTGGTTGACATTTTTGTTCTTAACTACCAGCAATGGTATTATATTCTTCAGTGATCTTAGATTTCTACAATTTCATAGATGGATGGAAAATGCTAATAGACGTTGCTGAAAGAGTACTGCCTGGCTATGATCCCGAAGCTACCGTGTCATTGACCAAGTTCGTCGATCAGTTGCCCTCAGTATTTAGTCAGGTACATATTAGTACTAATGTGCAAAGATATTACCATTTGACTCATGTTCATATCCTTTGACATAAAACTGCACTCATATTTGTTGACATAATTTCCCTTTCTCAATTTCACAACTCATGTCCACATAAGTTTCCGATCTTGTATCTTAATCCAGGTTGCTCAAGGAACTTCAGAGTTTAAGCCGTCTCCTGCTGAGAATCTCGACTGCTTAAACAAGCTATATAACATTCAACACACGCTACTGGTACCTGTAATCCCTGCATCTCAAATCTCGGATAAATGCGCAATGCTGCTAGATGTTTTTTTGTGCCTCAGGTTAAGTTTGAGACAGACCCAATTGATGAGACTGATCTCCTAGAAGAGACCCTAAAACCCCGTGTTGAGTCTTTTGGTGGAAAAGTAGAGAAAGTCGTTCTACGTGGAACCCATATGACTCCATGCATACAGGTATTGTTGCTAGCCAGTGGCATGGAATGATCTTCTATTATTATGCAACTACTCTAGAAGTAAAAAAGAATGTAACAATATCTGCAAATGTGATTGTATTTGTTGATGTGTTCAGGAGCCAAGGTGGGAAGTTGGCGCGGTGTACACGCCAGCCGACGCGATTGCTCAAGGCCTTAAAGCCATATCCCTTAATGAGATCAGAGCCCTGTCTAGAACAATCACTAACTTCTTCTGCAGCCTCCAATAATTTTACCTCTGTGAATATAGGATTCAATTATTCTGTGGCTGCTTTGGTGTGTTAATAGTCAATACTGCTTGCTCTTTATTACATCTTTTTAAGTCACCATCTGCTCTGATGCACATTGTTCTTGCAATTATTTCAATaacataaattttgaatttactAATAAGAAACTTGACTGTGAGAcatatatgaatatattctaTGAGTTTCAAATGTAACTCAGTACAAAGCTCGTGACCAAAACATAATAATAAGCTGCTGCACGACACAAACATGGGTGTTATTTACATAGACAGAATGTAAGTTCTTATCAGTCATATCTACCAGACATAAATTGGCAAGCATTTCTGCCGACGCACCAAGCCCGGTTCCGGCTCGGCGTCGCGCTCACCGAGGTAATCTTAGCTCCATCATGGCAAGCGTCCACGTCGGAAGCGTCGTCAGAGACAACACTTGAGTTGCAAGATTTCGCATCTGTGGAGTTCAGCTGATTGATGAGGGAGTGCCGGACACGGTCAAGCATCGGGCTGTCCGAGATCCCCGGGATCCTAGCTCCAACGAGCTGCGACATCGCAATCGGAGAGTTGGGGTTGCTCACAATGTCTTCTTGAAGAATGTCTCCTAGCCGTGACAGAATGCTGAATGCTGTGTTGGATAAAACTCGGGAGTAGGCTTCAAGAATCGAGT
This portion of the Salvia splendens isolate huo1 chromosome 10, SspV2, whole genome shotgun sequence genome encodes:
- the LOC121753244 gene encoding alkylated DNA repair protein ALKBH8 homolog isoform X2, with amino-acid sequence MPRFTSPNGGDDVSSPHLYVANCGPAVGFSHETIASVFAIYGEVEGVYAADESGTRVIVSYHDKTSSQAAMKALNRHPCSSLGGHTLHIQYSVQSLGKVNNTASVPVSTSASDLDILGLHLMHDFVTPQEEQELLAAVDDRPWHHLAKRRVQHYGYEFCYDIRNVNTNQYLGELPSFISPVLQRIRSFQALGRAADMSLDQLTVNEYPPGVGLSPHVDTHSAFDELIFSLSLAGPCIMEFRKYTTGVWQGNSTDLENQIPGKNLNLVKKAIYLPPRSLLSISGEARYAWHHYIPHHKVDQVYDSLIRRSARRVSFTLRKVRPALADVNSLSSVIRKNSHI
- the LOC121753244 gene encoding alkylated DNA repair protein ALKBH8 homolog isoform X1; this translates as MPRFTSPNGGDDVSSPHLYVANCGPAVGFSHETIASVFAIYGEVEGVYAADESGTRVIVSYHDKTSSQAAMKALNRHPCSSLGGHTLHIQYSVQSLGKVNNTASVPVSTSASDLDILGLHLMHDFVTPQEEQVKDQIFGELLAAVDDRPWHHLAKRRVQHYGYEFCYDIRNVNTNQYLGELPSFISPVLQRIRSFQALGRAADMSLDQLTVNEYPPGVGLSPHVDTHSAFDELIFSLSLAGPCIMEFRKYTTGVWQGNSTDLENQIPGKNLNLVKKAIYLPPRSLLSISGEARYAWHHYIPHHKVDQVYDSLIRRSARRVSFTLRKVRPALADVNSLSSVIRKNSHI
- the LOC121753244 gene encoding alkylated DNA repair protein ALKBH8 homolog isoform X3, with amino-acid sequence MPRFTSPNGGDDVSSPHLYVANCGPAVGFSHETIASVFAIYGEVEGVYAADESGTRVIVSYHDKTSSQAAMKALNRHPCSSLGGHTLHIQYSVQSLGKVNNTASVPVSTSASDLDILGLHLMHDFVTPQEEQVKDQIFGELLAAVDDRPWHHLAKRRVQHYGYEFCYDIRNVNTNQYLGELPSFISPVLQRIRSFQALGRAADMSLDQLTVNEYPPGVGLSPHVDTHSAFDELIFSLSLAGPCIMEFRKYTTGVWQGNSTDLENQIPGKNLNLVKKAIYLPPRSLLSISGEARYAWHHYIPHHKVDQVRKLEVFNY
- the LOC121753243 gene encoding uncharacterized protein LOC121753243 → MAAAILSCSNFPLIKLHFSSPSHSIPRASRFRGKTQLSSLPHMTISGVSNSQYGRVWEGSGSGKIYRRLGSCLVIPPPAGRKPKALIKFLGGAFIGAVPEVTYSYLMELLAEEGYLIISVPYNVSFDHEQVTREIYERFHACLNSILSTGLPDNGISATDIADLPYYSVGHSNGALLQVLTGSYFCEKIPKANAIISYNNKSASEAVPYFEQLGPVVKQIMPAIETSPVYSVAQSVTDGWKMLIDVAERVLPGYDPEATVSLTKFVDQLPSVFSQVAQGTSEFKPSPAENLDCLNKLYNIQHTLLVKFETDPIDETDLLEETLKPRVESFGGKVEKVVLRGTHMTPCIQEPRWEVGAVYTPADAIAQGLKAISLNEIRALSRTITNFFCSLQ